One genomic window of Pelagicoccus enzymogenes includes the following:
- the sppA gene encoding signal peptide peptidase SppA produces the protein MKGFFKTFLASLLAIVFAAGGLALFIVVLFGMLAAMSQPVPQVRDGSVLVFDMSATVQDRPVGMTRDAIIDEAIGGKRQRAFSLLSLKRALIAAGEDDRIEGLLLTGSFSVDGYGSGFAALKEVREAIEAFKESGKPVAAYVVYPSARDMYVTSVADTIYMNPEGVVSDTGMSMSYPYLGGFMKKYGIGVQVTRAGDYKAAAESFVLEGMSDPSREANAAVLEDFWAEYLEALAEGSGIAPERYEAKLNELGMLVAKDAQELGLVDELLYTDELIAKMQSVSGVDEATQSFAQTSLDDYLLESVRPEYSSQGFVAVIYAEGSIVNGEGEDGQVGGSSLAREIRKARQNDKVKAIVLRVNSPGGSALASEVIQREMRLAKEKVPVVVSMGSLAASGGYWISAYADKIYAQPNTLTGSIGVIGVFFNYEELAAKHGVNFDTVKTTEHADFMGMFRAKTDREMELVQRQVDLVYDSFLAKVAEGRGLELAEVAKIAEGRIWSGVDALDIGLVDELGGLGDAIAFAGEKAGLGEAPAVMELPRAKNFLDELFKNVSQQTADASANVALQPLVDLYREASEMTARFNDPKGVYAVLPYTVSID, from the coding sequence ATGAAGGGATTTTTTAAGACGTTTCTCGCGTCCTTGTTGGCGATCGTTTTCGCCGCTGGAGGCTTGGCGCTGTTCATTGTCGTCTTGTTCGGCATGCTTGCTGCGATGAGCCAGCCGGTGCCTCAGGTGCGCGACGGCAGCGTGCTGGTCTTCGACATGTCGGCGACGGTGCAAGATCGCCCGGTCGGCATGACGCGCGACGCGATCATCGACGAGGCGATCGGAGGCAAGCGGCAGCGGGCCTTTTCGCTCCTGTCCTTGAAGCGGGCCTTGATTGCGGCAGGAGAGGACGATCGCATCGAAGGATTGCTGCTCACCGGCTCGTTTTCGGTGGATGGCTACGGTTCGGGTTTCGCGGCTCTGAAGGAAGTGAGAGAAGCGATCGAAGCGTTCAAGGAGTCGGGCAAGCCGGTAGCTGCCTATGTCGTGTATCCAAGCGCTCGGGACATGTACGTGACGTCGGTGGCTGACACGATTTACATGAATCCGGAGGGCGTGGTTTCGGATACCGGCATGTCGATGAGCTACCCGTACCTCGGTGGGTTCATGAAGAAGTATGGGATCGGAGTGCAGGTGACGCGTGCTGGCGATTACAAGGCGGCGGCGGAGAGTTTCGTGCTGGAAGGCATGAGCGACCCTTCTCGCGAGGCGAATGCAGCCGTGTTGGAAGACTTTTGGGCGGAGTACCTCGAAGCCCTTGCGGAAGGGTCGGGAATCGCCCCGGAACGTTACGAGGCGAAGCTGAACGAGCTCGGCATGCTGGTAGCCAAGGATGCTCAGGAACTGGGTTTGGTTGACGAGCTGCTCTACACCGACGAGTTGATCGCCAAGATGCAGTCGGTTTCGGGAGTGGACGAAGCGACGCAGTCCTTCGCGCAAACCTCGCTGGACGATTATTTGCTGGAATCGGTTCGCCCTGAGTATTCGAGCCAAGGCTTTGTCGCCGTTATCTACGCGGAGGGGTCGATCGTGAATGGAGAAGGCGAGGACGGGCAAGTGGGCGGAAGTTCGCTCGCCCGCGAAATTCGCAAGGCGAGGCAGAACGACAAGGTAAAGGCGATCGTCCTGCGAGTGAACTCGCCGGGCGGCAGCGCCTTAGCGAGCGAGGTCATCCAGCGAGAAATGCGCCTAGCCAAGGAAAAGGTGCCAGTAGTCGTCTCCATGGGGAGCCTCGCGGCATCGGGCGGGTATTGGATTTCTGCATACGCGGACAAGATTTACGCCCAGCCGAACACCTTGACCGGGTCGATCGGGGTGATCGGCGTTTTTTTCAACTATGAAGAGTTGGCCGCCAAGCATGGCGTGAATTTCGATACCGTGAAGACCACCGAGCACGCTGACTTTATGGGCATGTTCCGAGCCAAGACTGATCGAGAGATGGAGTTGGTGCAGCGTCAGGTGGATCTCGTCTACGACTCTTTTCTGGCCAAGGTGGCGGAAGGGCGAGGCCTGGAGCTTGCGGAGGTAGCCAAGATTGCGGAAGGGCGGATCTGGTCTGGTGTGGACGCCTTGGACATCGGGCTCGTCGACGAGCTGGGCGGCCTGGGCGATGCCATCGCTTTTGCCGGCGAAAAGGCGGGGTTAGGGGAGGCGCCTGCCGTGATGGAGCTTCCCAGGGCGAAGAACTTCCTCGACGAGCTGTTCAAGAACGTTTCCCAGCAAACGGCGGACGCGTCCGCCAACGTAGCCTTGCAGCCTTTGGTTGACCTCTACCGGGAAGCCAGTGAAATGACCGCTCGCTTCAACGATCCGAAGGGGGTGTACGCGGTTTTGCCCTACACGGTTTCGATCGACTGA
- a CDS encoding iron-sulfur cluster assembly protein, giving the protein METVLTRDCSATAIPAGDAVTLEKGTQVFIAQTLGGNVTVRTDRGLFRIASFDVDALEGVELGEDDAAGVDSGESLEDQVWGALRQCFDPEIPINIVDLGLIYDLRIEDAEGGQSSVFVKMTLTAQGCGMGPVIAEDARTRIQQLDQVAEATVDIVWDPVWNPQMISEEGRKILGIT; this is encoded by the coding sequence ATGGAAACGGTACTTACACGAGACTGCAGCGCGACGGCGATCCCGGCCGGCGACGCGGTGACGCTAGAAAAGGGCACGCAAGTATTTATCGCTCAAACCCTCGGAGGAAACGTTACGGTGCGGACCGACCGCGGTCTGTTTCGTATCGCCAGCTTTGACGTGGATGCCTTGGAGGGAGTAGAGCTAGGGGAGGACGACGCTGCGGGCGTCGACTCTGGCGAGTCTTTGGAGGATCAGGTTTGGGGCGCCCTGCGCCAGTGCTTCGATCCGGAAATTCCCATCAACATCGTCGATCTCGGCCTTATTTACGACTTGCGCATCGAAGATGCGGAGGGGGGGCAGTCGTCGGTCTTTGTGAAGATGACGCTGACGGCCCAAGGTTGCGGCATGGGGCCGGTGATCGCGGAAGATGCCCGTACCCGCATCCAGCAGCTGGACCAGGTCGCGGAGGCGACGGTGGACATCGTCTGGGACCCCGTCTGGAATCCCCAGATGATTTCGGAGGAAGGCCGCAAGATCCTCGGAATCACCTGA
- a CDS encoding TonB-dependent receptor: protein MGISAFGQDNGRITGRVQDASSDRYMENVTVTVTETGDSVRTVSDGTYRLSGLPSGTYSLDIEHVGYFSRSIMVEVTAGQTATPATVVLKSRNTFNDSDEVFELEAFEVKNEADAYSRAINQQRVSDYNVNVVDSGAFGDVTEGNVGEFVKFLPGVNINYVAADARTITVRGMADNFTPVTVDGNRMASAASGAKARDFELEQLSINNIERVEVAKVPTPDIAADSLGGAVNLVSKSAFERDGREIKYRVYFSGNSEDLDLGSTPGHGDFTSHKIKPGFDLTYSDVFKDGTLGVIFNYTNSNQFNEQHRARSRWVTDNSGEGIGTPILRRYQIQDGPKYTHRESYHVKTDYKLGENTVISGSLQFNDYSSEFRNRNITWDTNITSTTDSDGNDADSVISPDYMLGDVGRGDIDLGGSWRNKYGDTWHGDFKIKHYGDVWTYEAGAFSSTATNFYDDFSQGMIMAVIGDDDYTGRFEFSNLGDPMGGRIEYTPTLTLYDSSGAVDPTYGVGSLSTFDLDEVQTREQDAQDDFTGFNFDMKRNIRVGDSTGYFKMGVRYQKQERHADRNRTRLRHVSSTYDDTGLPAEQYYSGEGAIHIGPGIIQWPDYEDIYDYYAANQDNFEWGSRTEENIVEMANQLYTAEEKISAAYMMGQLNFMDSKLKVTGGFRYEKTEMTGEGGFFNESLGDGITDETERLMAQWSQRKVSSTSYDDLYPSIHFVYDFNEHFLMRLAYANTIGRQDFSSIIPQIEIDTPDESEMESDGSVEFNNTGLKPQDADNYDLTFEFYPDAGGTISAGLFRKEISNYIIGYNGILSQLSDAEFAAFDLPNFLADTPEYQFETQINGGEATIDGMEFSYFRSLNGSGMPDWLSSFSVLANATFIDVKRNINGTVINELEDMVEESYNLGLTYDRDPLKIQLKFNSKGEQLVGGFSDMRTFDSNGDFVSNFQLYRDKLEQVDLNIDYKINDKAKIFVSGRNIFNKEQKQFVANADRSIMVPDRIEEFGVQWAVGVKGKF from the coding sequence ATGGGTATTAGCGCCTTTGGCCAGGACAATGGTCGCATCACTGGGCGTGTACAGGATGCCTCGTCCGATCGCTACATGGAAAACGTGACGGTGACGGTGACGGAAACTGGCGATTCGGTAAGAACCGTTTCGGACGGAACCTACCGTTTGTCGGGGCTGCCCTCAGGAACCTACTCCTTGGACATCGAGCACGTGGGCTACTTTTCGCGTTCGATCATGGTAGAGGTCACCGCGGGACAGACCGCGACCCCTGCTACCGTCGTTCTCAAAAGCCGCAACACCTTCAATGACAGCGACGAAGTGTTCGAGCTAGAGGCCTTCGAGGTGAAAAACGAAGCCGACGCTTACAGCCGCGCGATCAACCAGCAGCGGGTGTCCGACTACAACGTAAACGTGGTAGACTCGGGCGCCTTCGGCGACGTGACGGAGGGCAACGTGGGCGAGTTCGTCAAGTTCCTGCCGGGCGTGAACATCAACTACGTGGCGGCGGACGCTCGCACCATCACGGTTCGGGGCATGGCGGACAACTTTACGCCGGTCACAGTGGACGGCAATCGCATGGCGAGCGCCGCATCGGGCGCCAAGGCTCGCGACTTCGAGCTGGAGCAGCTTTCCATCAACAACATCGAACGTGTGGAAGTGGCCAAGGTGCCCACTCCGGACATCGCAGCGGACTCTTTGGGAGGCGCGGTTAATCTCGTGAGCAAGAGCGCCTTCGAGCGCGATGGCCGTGAGATCAAGTACCGAGTCTACTTTAGCGGCAACAGCGAGGACTTGGACTTGGGGTCGACTCCAGGTCATGGCGACTTCACCAGCCACAAGATCAAGCCAGGTTTCGACCTGACTTATTCCGACGTCTTCAAGGACGGAACCTTGGGGGTTATCTTCAACTACACGAACTCCAACCAGTTCAACGAACAGCACCGCGCTCGTTCGCGTTGGGTAACTGACAACTCCGGGGAGGGGATCGGCACGCCGATCTTGCGTCGCTACCAGATCCAGGACGGGCCCAAGTACACGCACCGCGAGTCGTACCATGTCAAGACCGACTACAAGCTCGGCGAGAACACGGTGATTTCCGGTAGCTTGCAGTTCAACGACTACTCTTCCGAGTTCCGCAACCGCAACATCACTTGGGATACGAACATCACGAGCACGACCGACAGCGACGGCAACGACGCGGATTCGGTCATTTCACCTGATTACATGCTAGGCGACGTGGGACGTGGCGACATCGACCTCGGCGGTTCCTGGAGAAACAAGTACGGGGACACCTGGCATGGCGATTTCAAGATCAAGCACTACGGCGACGTTTGGACCTACGAAGCGGGAGCCTTCTCTTCGACGGCAACCAACTTCTACGATGACTTTTCGCAGGGCATGATCATGGCCGTGATCGGCGATGACGACTACACGGGCCGCTTCGAATTCAGCAATCTGGGCGATCCGATGGGAGGACGTATTGAATATACCCCTACGTTGACGCTTTACGATTCCAGTGGAGCTGTGGACCCAACCTACGGCGTTGGTAGCCTCTCCACTTTCGACCTCGACGAAGTGCAAACACGCGAGCAAGACGCTCAGGACGACTTCACTGGCTTCAACTTCGACATGAAGCGTAACATCCGAGTCGGCGACAGCACGGGCTACTTCAAGATGGGAGTTCGCTACCAAAAGCAGGAGCGTCACGCGGATCGTAACCGTACTCGTTTGCGCCACGTTAGCTCGACCTATGACGACACTGGATTGCCAGCTGAGCAGTATTACTCCGGGGAAGGCGCCATACACATTGGCCCTGGCATTATCCAATGGCCCGACTACGAGGATATCTACGACTACTACGCGGCGAACCAGGACAACTTCGAATGGGGCAGCCGTACGGAGGAAAACATCGTCGAGATGGCGAACCAGCTCTACACTGCGGAAGAAAAGATCTCAGCGGCCTACATGATGGGGCAGTTGAACTTCATGGATTCCAAACTCAAGGTCACTGGTGGTTTCCGCTACGAAAAAACGGAGATGACAGGCGAGGGCGGCTTCTTCAACGAGTCGCTAGGGGACGGAATCACGGACGAAACAGAGCGCTTGATGGCTCAGTGGAGTCAACGCAAGGTATCCTCTACTTCGTACGACGATCTGTATCCAAGCATTCACTTCGTATACGACTTCAACGAGCACTTCTTGATGCGTCTTGCTTACGCGAATACGATCGGACGCCAAGACTTCAGCTCCATCATTCCCCAGATCGAAATCGACACGCCAGACGAAAGCGAGATGGAGTCGGACGGTTCTGTTGAGTTCAACAACACGGGCCTCAAACCGCAGGATGCGGACAACTACGATTTGACCTTCGAGTTCTATCCAGATGCGGGTGGCACCATTTCCGCAGGTCTCTTCCGCAAGGAGATCTCGAACTACATCATTGGATACAATGGTATCTTGAGCCAGCTCAGCGATGCGGAGTTTGCCGCTTTTGACTTGCCGAACTTCTTGGCCGATACGCCGGAGTACCAGTTCGAAACTCAAATCAATGGCGGTGAGGCGACAATCGATGGCATGGAGTTCAGCTACTTCCGTTCCTTGAACGGCAGCGGCATGCCGGATTGGTTGAGCAGCTTCAGCGTCTTGGCCAACGCGACCTTCATCGACGTGAAGCGCAACATCAACGGAACGGTCATCAACGAGTTGGAAGACATGGTGGAAGAGAGTTACAACCTCGGCCTGACCTACGACCGTGATCCGCTGAAGATCCAGTTGAAGTTCAACAGCAAGGGCGAGCAGCTGGTCGGCGGATTCTCGGACATGAGGACCTTCGACTCCAACGGAGACTTCGTGAGCAACTTCCAGCTCTACCGCGACAAGCTCGAGCAAGTTGACCTTAACATTGACTACAAGATCAACGACAAGGCGAAGATCTTCGTCAGCGGACGTAACATCTTCAACAAGGAGCAGAAGCAGTTCGTTGCCAACGCGGACCGTAGCATCATGGTGCCGGACCGCATTGAAGAGTTCGGCGTCCAGTGGGCGGTGGGCGTCAAGGGGAAGTTCTAG
- a CDS encoding LacI family DNA-binding transcriptional regulator produces MTQPKKKRISQAQIAKEIGCSQALVSMALNGHTKGISEKTYNAIRELAAQQGYTPKGMKIEGSLGEFQQRTIGYILRSPLKLANKSNFFSHIHQGLHEHLLEHKLKTVYLGSEDDINSSAGSFASHFPESVRGIAIMGEVRPTFLSQVLETDRPVVYVSARASGQCHSVLSNEFESGELLVKHLYDLGHRSFAWLGGGKPKGRHDDRLTAVEAALAKRGLSLEKPAKVTLDGADRNEGYQAAKQIISQMDPLPTAWICLNALMARGAINRLLQHQVEIGTTVSIAAFDMTRVCEEEHPTLTSAGADPEVMGREAGRILTHSLETKSPGLTDVTLPAVLKVRESTGPVPTAVAR; encoded by the coding sequence ATGACCCAACCCAAGAAGAAACGCATTTCCCAAGCCCAAATCGCCAAGGAGATCGGCTGCTCCCAAGCCTTGGTATCGATGGCGCTCAACGGCCACACCAAAGGCATCTCCGAAAAGACCTACAACGCCATCCGCGAACTGGCAGCCCAGCAAGGCTACACCCCCAAGGGCATGAAGATCGAGGGCTCGCTGGGCGAATTCCAGCAACGCACCATCGGCTACATCCTGCGTTCCCCGCTGAAGCTCGCCAACAAGAGCAACTTTTTCAGCCACATCCACCAAGGCCTCCACGAGCACCTCTTGGAGCACAAGCTCAAGACCGTCTACCTCGGCTCCGAGGACGACATCAACAGCTCGGCGGGCAGCTTCGCCTCCCATTTCCCGGAGTCGGTTCGCGGCATCGCTATCATGGGCGAGGTCAGGCCCACTTTCCTCAGCCAAGTGCTGGAGACGGACCGGCCAGTCGTCTATGTGTCCGCCCGAGCTTCCGGACAGTGCCACTCCGTGCTCTCGAACGAGTTCGAATCCGGAGAGCTCCTAGTCAAGCACCTCTACGATCTAGGCCATCGAAGCTTCGCTTGGCTGGGCGGCGGCAAGCCCAAGGGGCGACACGACGATCGCCTGACAGCCGTAGAAGCTGCCTTGGCCAAAAGAGGGCTCAGCTTGGAAAAGCCAGCCAAGGTCACTCTCGACGGCGCCGACCGCAACGAGGGCTACCAAGCCGCCAAACAAATCATTTCGCAGATGGATCCCTTGCCCACCGCATGGATCTGCCTGAACGCCTTGATGGCCCGCGGAGCCATCAACCGCCTGCTGCAGCATCAAGTCGAAATCGGAACCACTGTCAGCATCGCCGCCTTCGACATGACGCGGGTCTGCGAGGAAGAGCACCCCACCCTCACCTCCGCCGGAGCGGACCCCGAGGTCATGGGCCGGGAAGCTGGCCGTATCCTAACGCACTCCCTGGAGACGAAATCACCAGGCCTCACCGACGTCACTCTGCCCGCAGTCCTGAAAGTCAGAGAATCGACCGGACCGGTCCCTACCGCAGTCGCAAGATAG
- a CDS encoding sodium:solute symporter family protein produces MDTTLTQFDYGVVAFYFLFMLAIGLLFRKFIGNTSDFFRGGGQMAWWMAGSSAFMVQFSAWTFTGAASKAYQDGLLVLVIFLGNAVGFLANYWYFAAKCRQTRVVTAVEAMRIRFGKTAEQVFTWLQLPIGTLYAGIWLNGLGVFFSAVFGFDIATTVLVTGLVVLILSVTGGSWAVVASDFMQVLVLMPISVVAAFFALKEVGGVGELVERFPADRFWGGDTNYSTLIWIWVVVILLKQFASTNNLMDASRYLCARDSKEARKGALLASALFVIGPAVWFIPPMASAILYPDLGEMFPQLKKPEEASYVAICIMTLPAGMLGLLMSGIFAATMSSMDSGLNRNAGIFVRNFYLPILRPQASEKELLLVSKVSTVVFGLCIIVAGIQFSQLKDIGLFDLMLQFGALIAIPMQVPLIWGILVKKVPDWASWVTILVGLCVSFVIKTWMTPDWIQGILGLDTPFSGREGSDLSLILGVVINLTIGSAVYLGSTVFYKDQSEHRKKEVDDFFVSLNTPVEASETGSAERDSSQGKALGILSMIYGGFVFLLAAIPNPLLGRLAFVFCGLVLLGIGYALAQQGKGKAKA; encoded by the coding sequence ATGGATACTACCCTCACTCAGTTCGACTACGGCGTCGTCGCCTTCTATTTTTTGTTCATGTTGGCCATTGGTCTGCTTTTTCGGAAGTTCATCGGCAACACGAGCGACTTTTTCCGTGGCGGCGGCCAGATGGCTTGGTGGATGGCTGGCAGCAGCGCCTTCATGGTGCAGTTCAGCGCTTGGACTTTTACGGGGGCTGCGAGCAAGGCCTACCAGGATGGGCTTTTGGTCTTGGTCATATTCTTGGGCAACGCAGTCGGCTTTCTCGCCAACTACTGGTATTTTGCGGCCAAGTGTCGGCAAACGCGTGTCGTTACGGCGGTTGAGGCCATGCGTATCCGTTTTGGCAAGACAGCTGAGCAGGTCTTTACCTGGCTGCAGTTGCCGATCGGAACGCTTTACGCGGGTATTTGGTTAAATGGACTCGGCGTGTTCTTTAGCGCCGTATTTGGGTTCGACATCGCGACGACCGTTTTGGTTACGGGCTTGGTAGTGCTCATTCTCTCCGTTACGGGAGGGAGCTGGGCGGTCGTCGCTTCCGATTTCATGCAAGTGCTGGTGCTGATGCCGATCAGCGTGGTGGCGGCATTCTTTGCCCTGAAGGAAGTGGGGGGCGTTGGCGAACTGGTGGAACGTTTTCCGGCGGATCGCTTTTGGGGCGGCGACACCAATTATTCGACCCTGATCTGGATTTGGGTGGTAGTGATCTTGCTCAAGCAATTTGCCTCGACCAACAACCTGATGGATGCCTCCCGCTACCTTTGCGCTCGGGACTCGAAGGAGGCTCGCAAGGGAGCTCTCCTGGCGTCCGCTCTCTTCGTCATCGGTCCGGCTGTTTGGTTCATTCCGCCAATGGCCTCAGCCATTTTGTATCCAGATCTTGGAGAAATGTTTCCGCAGCTCAAGAAGCCCGAGGAAGCTAGCTACGTCGCGATCTGTATCATGACTTTGCCGGCAGGCATGCTGGGACTGTTGATGTCCGGCATCTTTGCGGCTACCATGTCTTCCATGGATAGTGGTCTAAACCGCAACGCCGGCATATTCGTGCGCAACTTCTATTTGCCGATTCTCAGGCCGCAGGCGAGCGAGAAGGAACTGCTGCTTGTGAGCAAGGTTTCCACGGTGGTCTTCGGCTTGTGCATCATCGTGGCGGGTATCCAGTTTAGCCAATTGAAGGACATTGGCTTGTTCGACCTTATGCTGCAGTTTGGCGCCCTGATCGCGATTCCTATGCAGGTGCCCTTGATTTGGGGTATTCTGGTGAAGAAGGTGCCGGACTGGGCCAGTTGGGTGACGATCTTGGTGGGGCTTTGCGTCTCCTTCGTGATCAAGACGTGGATGACGCCTGATTGGATTCAAGGTATCCTCGGTTTGGATACTCCCTTTTCGGGACGCGAAGGAAGCGACCTTTCTTTGATCCTCGGGGTCGTTATCAACCTGACGATCGGTTCCGCGGTCTATCTTGGCTCTACCGTCTTTTACAAGGACCAGTCTGAGCATCGGAAGAAGGAGGTAGACGATTTCTTCGTAAGCCTGAACACTCCAGTTGAAGCGAGCGAGACCGGCTCGGCGGAGCGTGACTCCTCTCAAGGAAAAGCGCTGGGCATTCTGTCGATGATATACGGCGGGTTTGTCTTTCTCTTGGCAGCAATTCCCAATCCACTGCTTGGACGCCTTGCCTTTGTCTTTTGCGGTTTGGTGTTGTTGGGGATTGGATACGCTCTCGCGCAGCAAGGAAAAGGAAAGGCTAAGGCATGA
- a CDS encoding class I mannose-6-phosphate isomerase: protein MKLTRNCLLPLQANRVWRSYLGGRSLDEIEGQPQPADGNFPEDWIASLTLANNPVQGDPDEGLAKLTNEDGELVLFSDLVESDPEFYLGKEHVARFGTDMRILAKYLDSAIRLHFQVHPTTAFSAKNLGINKGKTEAYVILAIRDEIEQPYIYAGFQRPPSKGELRKWIETQDIASLEACFDKIPVKVGDVFLIPGGCPHALGEGILMVELMEASDLVVRFEFERGGYVLPEESRFMGRGLDFCLNVFDLRPKSVADFACQPRVLHEFADGSVQKLLIGEDRTRCFEARSTRIEKAVTKSEDGFYILVVTAGSGTVEIGGQVCELKQYDRVFVAAEAGEVSFKTHAGLEFLELAGPVL from the coding sequence ATGAAGCTGACACGTAACTGCCTGCTACCGCTGCAAGCGAATCGTGTTTGGCGGAGCTATCTTGGGGGGCGATCCTTGGATGAGATCGAGGGCCAACCGCAACCGGCTGACGGCAACTTTCCGGAAGACTGGATTGCTTCCTTAACCTTGGCGAACAATCCGGTGCAAGGGGACCCGGACGAAGGCTTGGCTAAGCTCACCAACGAGGATGGCGAATTGGTTCTGTTTTCAGATTTGGTCGAGAGCGACCCCGAGTTTTACTTGGGCAAGGAGCATGTCGCTCGTTTCGGTACGGATATGAGGATACTTGCCAAGTACTTGGATTCGGCGATCCGCTTGCATTTCCAGGTGCATCCCACCACGGCATTCTCCGCGAAAAACCTTGGCATCAACAAGGGGAAGACGGAGGCCTATGTCATCTTGGCGATCCGCGACGAAATCGAGCAGCCTTACATCTACGCGGGTTTTCAGCGTCCGCCGAGCAAAGGGGAGTTGAGGAAGTGGATCGAGACGCAAGACATCGCCTCCTTGGAGGCTTGTTTTGACAAGATACCTGTCAAGGTTGGCGACGTCTTCCTCATTCCGGGCGGTTGTCCGCACGCGCTTGGCGAGGGGATCTTGATGGTCGAGCTCATGGAAGCGAGTGACCTGGTGGTGCGTTTCGAATTCGAGCGCGGCGGATATGTGCTTCCGGAAGAGTCACGCTTCATGGGGCGCGGACTGGACTTTTGCCTGAACGTTTTCGATCTGCGCCCGAAATCGGTTGCGGACTTTGCGTGCCAACCGCGGGTGTTGCACGAATTTGCGGACGGCTCCGTGCAGAAGCTGCTGATCGGGGAGGATCGCACTCGCTGCTTCGAGGCTCGATCCACTCGTATTGAGAAAGCGGTTACGAAAAGCGAGGATGGGTTCTACATCTTGGTCGTGACAGCGGGATCGGGAACGGTGGAAATAGGTGGGCAAGTCTGCGAATTGAAGCAGTATGACCGTGTGTTCGTAGCCGCAGAGGCTGGCGAAGTAAGCTTTAAAACCCATGCTGGACTCGAGTTTCTGGAACTTGCAGGGCCAGTCCTCTGA
- a CDS encoding hydroxyacid dehydrogenase, which translates to MTSTNLIVVTSVERDTFLVDGRLEELKGLVAPCRVVDVESYSQESWIELLRETNPKILVAGWKVKPLPVNTRSAIAPALEYICYLPGSIRHFVPRELIEEGVQVTNWSSSISRIVAECALLLSLSCMRRAAYWAHQMHDRGGWKDATTQTQSLFDRRVGIHGFGAIAKELLRLLRPFTNEISTYTEGVPEAVFEEHGIRKVDSLERLFAENDLIIELEALTPERHKIVGEKLLRSIPEGGAFVNVARGALVDEDALVRVAEEGRIQVGLDVYSVEPLPPDHPFRGCRNINMLPHLGGPTTDRRRDAADRALENLRRFQRDEPLRDAITLEVYDRST; encoded by the coding sequence ATGACTTCTACCAATCTCATCGTTGTAACATCCGTCGAGCGTGACACTTTTTTGGTGGACGGTCGGCTCGAGGAACTCAAAGGGCTAGTCGCTCCCTGTCGGGTCGTTGACGTGGAATCCTATTCGCAGGAATCCTGGATCGAACTGTTGCGGGAGACCAATCCGAAGATCCTGGTAGCGGGTTGGAAGGTGAAGCCGTTGCCGGTGAACACCCGCTCGGCGATCGCTCCGGCCTTGGAGTACATTTGCTATTTGCCGGGCTCGATTCGGCATTTCGTTCCGAGGGAATTGATCGAGGAGGGCGTCCAAGTTACGAATTGGAGCTCTTCGATAAGCCGTATCGTAGCGGAATGCGCTTTGTTGCTCAGTCTTTCGTGCATGCGGAGAGCGGCCTACTGGGCCCACCAGATGCACGACCGAGGAGGCTGGAAGGACGCGACGACGCAGACGCAGTCCTTGTTTGACCGTCGGGTCGGCATCCATGGGTTCGGAGCGATCGCCAAGGAGTTGCTGCGGCTTTTGCGTCCCTTCACCAACGAAATTTCAACCTACACGGAAGGCGTTCCGGAAGCTGTTTTCGAGGAGCATGGAATTCGCAAGGTGGACAGCCTGGAGCGCCTCTTTGCCGAGAACGACTTGATTATCGAATTGGAGGCCTTGACGCCGGAGCGACACAAAATCGTGGGCGAGAAGCTGCTCAGAAGCATTCCGGAGGGAGGCGCGTTCGTCAACGTAGCCCGCGGCGCGCTTGTGGACGAGGACGCATTGGTGCGGGTTGCCGAAGAAGGGCGCATCCAGGTGGGCTTAGATGTCTATTCGGTGGAGCCCTTGCCGCCGGACCACCCGTTCCGAGGCTGTCGCAACATTAACATGCTGCCGCATTTGGGAGGTCCTACCACCGATCGTCGCCGCGATGCTGCAGATCGAGCCTTGGAGAATCTTCGTCGCTTCCAACGCGATGAGCCGCTTCGCGACGCTATAACCCTTGAGGTGTACGATCGCTCGACTTGA